The window CTTCGACGTCCCGCCGGAGGAGCTGGACGCGGTCTATGACTTCAGCAAGTGGCCTAAGGAGGTCGTGGGGGAGGTCGCGGCCTGAGCGGTTCTCTCCCGGAACGCGATGCCGAAATCGGGGGATGGGTGGGTGTTCCGGACACCTGCCCATCCCCTTGTTATCCCTCCAGGACCGGAAGGGTTGCGCTCCACGATCCGCGATGATCGAGATCCATCTATATGGCGATCTCCGTCACTATATCGGCCAGGAGGATCCGCGGCAGGATGCGGTCGCCCTCCTGCCCTATCGCCCCGGCATGACGGTGGCCGAGGCCCTGCGGGATCTGGGAGTTCCCCTCGAGGAAGCCCGGCATATCTTCATCAATGGGCTCTACGACCCGGAAGGGATGCGGCGGGCCCTGCGGGAGGGCGATCGCATCGGCGTTTTCCCTCAAAACATGACCATGCCGCACATCCGCCTCTTCGCCCCCCGCGCGACCCGTGAAGGATGAACGTTCGCGCCGGGGCCGTCCCATCGCCCGGAACAGGAGGGCCAGGAGATGATCGAGGTGCATCTCTACGGGGAGCTGCGACGTTACGCCGGAAAGACGGATCCACGGGAGGAGGCAGTGCTCTGGATCCCCTATCGGGAGGGGCTGACGGTGGCGGATCTCCTGCGGGAGCTCGGCATCGATCCGGAGCGTGAGGTGAGCAACATTTTCATTAACGGGCGCTACGATTACCATGCGCGCTCCCGTCTGCTCCGAGACGGCGACCGCCTGGGAGTCTTCCCTCGCAATATGGGGATGTTGTATTGTTAGGCGGATGAAAGACCCATCGCGCCGGAGGCGTGAGGAAGGATGCAAGTTAAGGTTCAGGTTTATGCGATCCTCCGTCAGTATATCCCGGGTGCCTACCAGGGACCCCTGATCCTGGAAGTCCCGGAGGGGACGACGGTCGGGCAGCTGATTGAGCGCTTGCCCATCCCCCGGGAGCTGGCCCGGGTGGTCTTCGTCAACGGGATCCGTCAGGAGCCGGATTGGGTGCTCCGGGAGGGAGACGAGGTGGGGATCTTCCCGCCGATCGCGGGAGGCCACCCGAACCCGGCGTGAAGGATGCCGCGGCTCCCATCCCAATCCTCGACAGGGCGAAGGGTCTCGTTTTAGAATAAAGACGATGATCCAAAACTCGCGGAGGTGCACCATGGCGCATACCCTTCCCC is drawn from Thermoflexus hugenholtzii and contains these coding sequences:
- a CDS encoding MoaD/ThiS family protein, producing the protein MQVKVQVYAILRQYIPGAYQGPLILEVPEGTTVGQLIERLPIPRELARVVFVNGIRQEPDWVLREGDEVGIFPPIAGGHPNPA
- a CDS encoding MoaD/ThiS family protein, whose protein sequence is MIEVHLYGELRRYAGKTDPREEAVLWIPYREGLTVADLLRELGIDPEREVSNIFINGRYDYHARSRLLRDGDRLGVFPRNMGMLYC